The sequence TTCCCCTTACATCATCATTCTAGTTACTACCCCAATGGTCGCATTAATTCCATTTCTAATGCTCAAGTTTGGATTTGGAATGGCTCCAAGAATCATCGCCATTGCTCTAGCGACTGGCCCGATGGTAATGATTAACTCTGCTACTGGTTTCCGCCGAACCAACGCGGAACTTATTGCCTTGGGAAAGAGTTATGGGGCAACCGAGTTTCAGATTTTTCGTAAGATTCGCTTTCCATTTGCCCTTCCAATGATCATCGTTGGATTTATGGTCGGATCGATTTTTGGTCTGTTAACGGCTGTTGGCTCGGAAATGGTTGGAGGCGGAAGCGGACTTGGGAACCGTTTGATTTATTTTTCATCTCTAGTGCAAATGTCCAATTTCGGTGCCGTCCTTGTAATCGTTTCAACGCTAGGGGTTGGAATCTATTC comes from Candidatus Paceibacterota bacterium and encodes:
- a CDS encoding ABC transporter permease subunit — protein: MTTADLANKIPDFNSKAGSGDQGPLNMSAVANIRRAKGALEVASVLALAVAVGTLLELILIWTKTPAYVFPRPTAVIYSLFTDFSKLYWKPLLQTGQTFFIGLFIGSIIGLALAVLVTLKPRLDIYISPYIIILVTTPMVALIPFLMLKFGFGMAPRIIAIALATGPMVMINSATGFRRTNAELIALGKSYGATEFQIFRKIRFPFALPMIIVGFMVGSIFGLLTAVGSEMVGGGSGLGNRLIYFSSLVQMSNFGAVLVIVSTLGVGIYSFFTLVNKKWANWDA